CTGTTTATTCGTCAAGCTGGTGCTCATATTTAACTCATCGAACAACTGGTTTACAATTGTGAACAAAGAGTCCCGGGCCGGTGAGACGTTTTCTTTTAGCACGCGAGCTAGCTATCCTGCTCACTGAATAACTGTATTGTCAGCTGCTTAGAAGCTCAGAGACTCTTACAGATAGAGGAGTCGTCCACAGTTTGATAATATCATTGATGTCGCCCTGACGGTGCTGTTGGACTGCTCCAACAACGCCCTTCTGATAAAGTATGCCAAGATAATATATCTAAGATTTTATTCTGATGTTTGCCTTCTCCAAAGGTTGGAAACTAGATTGGAACTAAGCATGGCCTCTCGAGGGAAATCAGAAACTGGGAAATTGAGGCAAAATATGGAAGGTCAACTTGACAGACTGATGCAGCAGCTTCAGGATCTGGAGGAATGCAGGTGCACACAGGAACCACCTCGTTAGACTGCCAAGTGATCTCATCGAAGCCAGAAAATACTTCAACACCTTTTTGCCGTTGTTGGCTTCTCATCCTCCCTTTTTAGAGAGGAGCTGGACGAGGAAGAGTATGaggagacaaaaaaagaaaccctGGAGCAGTTGAGTGAATTCAACGACTCCCTGAAGAAGATCATGACGGGAGACATGACCCTGGTGGATGAGCTCAGTGGAATGCAGCTGGTATGGACACGTACTAGATGATGTGCAGCTACTGTGTATTTAGGGTGACTTAAATAGGGTGAAGCTTAAAGACAATTTTCTATTTCTAaatgatgtctcatgtctcgcACTGTGCGTTTTTCTTTGTTATGCACCTttcaccaagtcaaattcttttttttttcttggcaaTAAACGGTTTTTATTCATCAGGCAACCCAGGCGGCCATCAGTCAAGCTTTCAAAACGCCAGAGGTGATCCGACTGTTTGCGAAGAAGCAGCCGGAACAGCTGAGAACCAGACTAGCAGAGGTTTGCACCCCAAAGTCATGGACGTGGTCGTATTTGTTTCGTGCACAGTTGTACTCCTTTGCGTTGTCTGAAACTAGAAATCCAACTAGGGTGTGATATTTTTGCACAGATGGACCGAGATGTGATCGTGGGGAAACTGCCGCGGGACGTGTACACGCAGCAGAAAATGGAAATCCTCACTGCCCTGAGGAAACTGGGAGAGAAGGTGAGGCAGAGACGTCCTGTTGTTCCACTGGTCTTGGGGGATTCAGAGGCTCGTGCTCAAGAGTCCACATGACTTATCTTAGTCCGCTGGTATTATGGGGCTGACGGACCAGTTTCTGCAACAGGCCCTTCAGAAGAAGTCGTTACCTTTTTAAAGATAATTGTTCGATCAAGCCTTGAATTAATgaatttgtttttgtctctcGACGGGGACAGCTCGCTTCAGAGGACGAGACGTTTCTCACTGAAAATGCCACAGCTACTCTGAGCCAGTTTGAAAAAGTGACTGCAAACCTAGGTGAGAATAAACATGCGATTTCACTGATACAAAGTTTTATATTACACTCATATTCtacacatatttgtatatatatattatagaacagtatttgtatttagtCTTTGTAAATATTATTTCGTTCTCCGTTGTATTTCTCCCGTAAGTGCTACTTTtatataatgtgttttatttaatttcccaTTTATAGTATTCAATTCTAATAAAATATTTGTAATAACTGTTTTTTAGTTTTCTATGTCTGTAGCGTGAAGAAATCTGCAAGCACATTTCACTGTGCAACCCTGTATTTAATCCTTGAAAATGTAGAATCCTGCTCATCAAGTTCTTGGATGGATTTTCCTCTTTAATCTcgtcttttcctttctttcaggCTCTGAAGACAAAATTCTGGCTTTAGCTAGCTGTGGTGTGAAAACAAAGGCATAGGAATTCTACTAAATGTTAATTTTGACTGTCTTTAATACTACCAAGAAAGAAATGTGCCAATTGATCGTTGTAAATAATCGGTGCACTTCGAGGTGTTTCTGTAGATGCTAACacctgtatttttttttttaaatagctcaGCTTTtgcaaatgtcctttttttatttatctagtGGCTTCTGAAATTGTATTACGAGGATGTGTTTTTTGGAATATGCAGACATGGACATGAATGTAAAGTGCTGTATTTGTGATTGCGTTGCCGTGTCTCACGGTGGTTTAACCTGAAAATTCAATATTGTTGTTTTAaggttttcaatttcaatcaaaCTCTGCTGTTTCAGGTATTTGTACAGCACGAGAACTTTGAAGTAATCATAAACACTACAAAGACAGTAACTCTAGTATGtaaatgtctttgtttttaCAACACATGCAAAATATGATATTGACATAGCGTGGCAGCCATGGCTCTATGCAGGAATAGATAGAAACGtggctaaatatatatatataatgaacacACTATGGCCTCTTCTTCTGAAACATGCCGGTCAAAACTATTCTCTTTGAGTCGGCATGGAAACGGCATTGGTCCGGTGCAGTTAGGACTGAAATGTTGAGAAACAATTTGATCAGATGAGTTTTTTTCTCCAGTTTGTTTGCAATGTGATTATAAATCCACCGGGTGGTTTAGTTTCCACGTGTTAAACATGGCGGAGGGTCCTGTAATTGTTTAACAGCCATCTCATGAGGGTGTTTGATTAATAGTCTCCGTGGACGTTGAACGGCCAATTAACATGAGGTCACTTTACAGGACCAGCTGTTCATGGTGTCCTCACTCTGCAAATGATGAAAGGATAAACACCTCTTCAACCACTGGATTGAGCCATTTGAAAGCAAATACCAGAGGTCTGAATGATGAAGAATATTATGATATTCAGCTTTGAAGCCGTGTTTCTTTGAATGTGATTAAAATATTGAAGTATCAATGgcgtttaaatatatttaagatGAGTCTTTACCTGTTTCACCTTTTATTTTTGGGCTTTAGAGTAAATAATTcttaccaccagggggcgccaatgccccacattaaaaaaaatactttcagtAGCACTGCCCAAGGTGTGTAAGTCTCTAGTCATACACTTATAGCgactgaagaaaaacaagagcAGACCAAAGTTATACCCCATCTCAATCATCCTTTATTTTGTTTATGAGCAAGCATCAACTTCACTACAATTTGCCTTTGAATTGGTAGAAAAGTGAGAGCAGCTCCAACAAGCACAAAGGAAGCATTCAACCGTCCTGAAAACATCGCCACCTTCGGTGTTGagcacatttttaaaagaaaagaaaaatatatatatctggagTGTCGTGGACGTGTGAAACAGACATTCTGAGAATCAGTAGTGTGTCACGTCTCCTGTCTCACAACCCCACATGGAACGTACACAAACTTGTGGTTCATGCAAATTAAATTCCCCTTAAATCTTATTGTAATAACAGTCTGGctgcatttcagtttgttagGCAGTGACATTCAATTCAACCAACTTACACTGAGCTCGGGGGCTGGTCAGACAGCGCCAAGCCCAGAAAACTGGAGGTGGTGGAGTCCCAGTGGAGACTTGACTCATGATTCAGTGTGCACGTATCAGTGACCCATGGTGGTGGACTTTAAAATTGCAGATGAAATATGGACATTAAGTGTTTGACGTCATGAAACGGAGAATTTCGACAGGCTTATACTCTGGTTCTTGTGAATTTCATGCTGCCCTCAAAATCATTTCTCAACAACTCAGGCAATAGGACGCTGTTCAAAATTACCTTCCACTATACACAAATAGGTCGTTAACAGTATACCCATGTATGCTGCCAAAGCAATTTCATAATGTACTGTACATCTTTTTAAAGGTGTATCCGTCAATGATTTAGTACAATATCTATTGAACATACAATATGGATCTACTTGCTCTACACATCAACATGGACACGTGACATCTATGTAAAACGTTTTTCACTTTTAATAAAACTAGCAGTGGACTACTGTTACAACAAACTGAAACAAGATGTAATCCCCAGCTCTGTAAGAAATCTAGcattaaacaaacacaaataaaaaataaacaaacaaaaatggccTCAATAAAAGAGCGCGGATGAGTGTTTTTGTTAGACCTGCTAATTGCGCTATGATCGGAAAAAAGGCACTCCCATCTCAGCCGGCTCAGACCtggcccccttttttaaaagtccAAGTCATCATGGAGGGGAGACTGTTCACTACCTTTCCACCACAGACCTCTTTTATAAAGTATACATTAATTGAACCTCAGAAACACAACTGTGCAACTCAAACCCTCAGAAGAAGCCTTGAACGTGTATTTGAATTCAATTTTGGCCTCTAAAAATAGACTTGAACGCTAAATATGAGACTCAAAACAGCGACATCTCTAATCCCGATATATAATGCCACATTCTGTTCGCTTGATGCCCCAAATCTGATTTGCTTTAATTAATCCAGGTTTGGGAAAGCGTTAACATTTTAACCTGGTATCCAAAAACATGAGACAAACACCAAATAGTTTAGCGTGGAGGAACCTCTGTATCTGGCGTTGGGAGAGATATATTCTGTACAACAGTGACTGAGAGGAGATAGAGGCTGGACACATGTTCCCAATCAATTGTATAAGCTTTACACTGACACCAGAAGGAAAATAAGTTTaccaaatgtaaacaaatatctTAGAACCACTCTACGGTACAGTTACATGTACAATAAAATCTAGTGGTCTACGGCAAAAAAAATAGTTCattttaagaagaagaagattcatTCTCAAACTGTTTTCTGTCTGTAAACTATGCAGTCATTACCTCGGTTGTAATTCCTTGCGCTGCGATAAAGACGGTGCATATTCTGCGATTGGAACCAGTTAAAAAATGCCTCTAACATACgtctccattattattattattatttcaggtTAAATAGCCGCGCCATGGAAACGGAACTTGCAATTAAAACAATCCTGAAAAGTACTTTGATTACTCTCCCTCAAAACGATGCCAGCAACTGCACTATTCAACTCCACTAAAGCTGTCGGTCACGCCTCTGCTCTCTCAGtagtgagggggggaggggagggggggtcttgCACCCTACGTCTGTCCACACAGCAGCACTGGGACACTGGGATACTGGGATACGCACGCAGGGCTTTTAAAGCTGCTGAGGAAATCGCGCCGCTCGTCCAAATTCTCTGGCAGAAACATTCGGACCCATAGTTCAAGATCCACAGCACTGCAGCTCCTCGCCGGCTGAGTGTTCGTCCTGATCCACACGAAATGTAGATTGTTTGACATTAGCATTTCTGAGTATGATTAAtctgaacaaaaagaaaatcccCTCTGTACAACAGTGAGATCTAATGGGAATGAAATACACCGACGCCTGCAGTGGAGCATTGTGCAAGCGAAGCAAAGCAACGTATGAACCCAGCCACCGGTCCTGCCTACGAGAAAGCAAAATAATTGATTTTACTctttgcaacaacaaaaagaagacaaaatggACACCACTTTGTCGTGGAAACCTTCCGCTCAACAGTCCCGGGTTTCTCATCGTGAAGCAGACATTTTTGTACAAGCATGATGAAAAGCTTTTGCAGAAATGTAGCGACATGCGTACAGCCTGTGTGACACAAATATTCTACATTACGAACTGCGTCATTTTAGATATTGGACCCTGTTGAGTAGGCCTTCACTAACACATCGACTAATTACATGGTTtctttatatttacaaaaatctttaaaaagcaATTTATTTCCCTACACATGTGACTTCTCAAATATTCTCATGCactaaaagaagaaagaaagaaaaatgcgaTCTATTTGTTTAAAAGCGTCGTTTCGCTTCACTGTGGACAACAAGTCGAGATAACTCAAGTCAAAGCGATACGCGAGGTTAGCGGCAAACGATCCTACGAGCATCACGCAAAGAAATCAGAGGGCAAAAAGTCTCCGTTTGAAAGCTTTACGTCTGAGAGAAAACGAAAAAGTGGAGGGTTGGCTTCTTCACTCCGTTCAGAACAAATGTAGGCCAAGTTTCCctggaaattaaaatgtaataaataaaataatgaacagTAAAAATCCGCAATGCGGTGATGACTACACGACACCGAGAACCACCGCTAAGATAACAACAGGAACGCCGTGACCATAGATACGCGGAAGGAAATCtagttttgctttttttgtattttttttgtaggGAGGTCGGAGTGTGTGGAGCAGTGAGTATGTgtgagatggtgtgtgtgtgtgtgtgagagcctgtgttgagcgttatgtgtgtgtgtgtgtgtgatgttttagTAAGTGAGGGTGGAGTCGTCCCactccagctgctgctgtctgctgacCCCCTGCTGGTCCTCTGGCTCCGCGCTCTCCTCGTCTTCGCTGCTCTCTGACTCAGCGCTCGTGatgtcatcttcctcctctccatcctcgctctcctcctcctcttcctcctcctcctcgctgctgTGCTGGTCCTCGTACGTCTGCATTAGAGAAGGTGGGGCTGTTTGTGAGATCTAAACTCCGTCATGGGTATTgcttcactttttaaaatttttttttaatcaattctAAATAACTTTGTATTCAGTAACACACATCTTAATGTCCTGCTCTAAAGGTAATTATGTAATTAAAAGTATTGGGAGTAAAATACAACATATAGTTTGATGAAACCATTTAAACGGTTTCGATGTAATTTCTCAAAGTGCAGTCATGTCGTGATTAtgggatttattttaattattccaCAATTAATTGTTGTCAATGttcattaaaatgttttgaTAAAGAGTACGAACACAGAGAGCAGGACACTGTGACATGAGCCTGTTGAACTGGGCGCTCCTCTCACTAGAGACGAAAGAGAAATGCTGTCCATCACCATGGTTACTCATTAAGATGCTAGTCGCCTGATTATAGTGACGGTTAGGGATCGGCAATATATCACAAATATATCGGTGTTGTGAGACAGGGGAACATCTTTGTTTTTGGATATCGTAATATGGGCCACGTGGTTCTAAAGTCTGCATTACAACGGATCTTACCAGACCGGTTCATCATTTGTCTTAACCTACTTAAGTTATTATGTCCACATCACCGATGATTATTCATCAAATCTTTCTTTATGTGAATAACTTGTTATCACAATGACAGTCACTATAACATTCTTTCAATAACGATATTAAAGTATTTGCGATATAGACCATATAGCCTTCTAGCTTTTAGCAAAGAACCAGATATATATgaatgccccgccccccccacgcATGACTCAACACGGTGTGAGTGCACTGTTCAAATATATATCTCCTTCATGACTCATTCATTAGACATTTTCACTTTGGACTTTTGGAGGACACAAATATTGGTGCCGCTTTATTGGCTTGGGGAAACCAAAAAGCTCTAAATCTTCACAAGATCGCTGCACGAAAATAATTTATATAGTGAAACATAAATCTTTTATTGTAATTAGCGAGGTAACACCCGCCGAAGTCTCTTCCCCCATCCCCACAGGGCTGTCAATCACGAAAGGTCAGACTAAACTAGGCCACGGCCACAACGTCGCCCAGAGAGCGTTAGCAACACGTTGTGTTGAGAAGTGAGATTCTGTTCTCCGCCCCCGCAGGATAAGAGTCACTCTTAGTCCCGTGTGTTCTTACCTCCATGGGGTTGACGGTGATGGTGAGGGCCGAGTCGTCCCAGTCCATCTCGTTCTCCTTGCCGTTCTCCTGGTCTCCCGCGGTATGCTGGTGTGCGGCGCGGATGCGGAACACGCCCAGGATGATCATAAACACCAGGAAGCTAACGCACACCACGATGACAATGGTGGCAGCGCTGGGGATGACTGTGACGaagcacacgcaaacacacacacacagcgggcgGGGTTAGAGCGACACGATGATCAATCTGCACATGTAAACTCTGCTAGAGCtttgtgtggggggggactCTGCGTCCTGCCTGAGGGCATTTCAAGGGCCGATGTTTACTTTCCGCAGCTCTAGGTGTGCGTCTTTCTTCAAATAGCCGGGCTCCACTTTGCcccatatttttaaaaaaaagggctcTCTTTTTCCGTGGCAGGCTTAGCGAGCACAAAGGATTACTGAAGCCGGGAAATAAAAGGTCGGGTTCAGACCGCCGTGTGTACAGATGTCACAGACAGCACTCAAGTGTAATCCCTAAACTTGTGGCACGGAAAAAACCACACAGGCAAAGCACCAGTGTTTCATACGTGCCCTACTTCTGGTTAATAGGTTGTAATCCATCCCGAGCAACGCTCGTCACACCAGAGGATAAACATTCTTTCCACAGCAACAACAATTACACAAATTACTAgtttaatatgaaataaatatcacGATGCTTGAAAGTCTGTGTCAAGAATGCAAGAAGTAAACACTCTCTAAATGATATAGGAACAAGCAGAGTCTTGTCTGGCATGAAGAAACACACGTTGTGTCTCGGTTTTTTTTTGCCGGCGTGGCGTTTCCCTTGCTGCAGTACCTGAGGCCTGGTGAGCGTTGACCAGGTTGTGACCGGTCAGATCCACCGAGGCGTGATGCACAGGGTTAATGAAGTTGGGCTGCACCATGGCATTGTTGGCATGCTCCACAGGGTTGGCTGTGTGGATGACATTCACCTAGAAACAAAAGAACCCAGAAACACACACGGACC
The genomic region above belongs to Pseudoliparis swirei isolate HS2019 ecotype Mariana Trench chromosome 9, NWPU_hadal_v1, whole genome shotgun sequence and contains:
- the LOC130199557 gene encoding protein LZIC, producing MASRGKSETGKLRQNMEGQLDRLMQQLQDLEECREELDEEEYEETKKETLEQLSEFNDSLKKIMTGDMTLVDELSGMQLATQAAISQAFKTPEVIRLFAKKQPEQLRTRLAEMDRDVIVGKLPRDVYTQQKMEILTALRKLGEKLASEDETFLTENATATLSQFEKVTANLGSEDKILALASCGVKTKA